The DNA window aaacatgtgTAGGAGTTTTGATGCAGATCCATTGAGCTCAATCATCAAGAAACAATTTCCTCACATGTAGTAACTTAGACATTGCTATTGTCATAAGAATAAATCTATGGACTAATACATCATACAACAGCCTATGTGATCAAGGACACATATTCTTACAGTTTCATTTTAGAACACATTTGAAATTAACTtcacatatcaataaacaagaATTTCGGTTAATCCCCTTTCTAATCAATGCTCACATAAATCTGGGAACATAAACAAGATTAGGTATCTtcacaaaaaagaaaagaccTATAATGCTTAAACAGAATTCTGAATATTGAAACAGCAATACCAAACAGGGAATCGATTAAGAACTTGCCTGAAGGACGACAGAATTGATGACATCTGCATATCTAACCGCTAAATTTAAGGACATACACCTTGCAGGAGCAATGGCATAGCACCTGATTCTTCTCCGGTCAATGTTTCCCAATTCAGCCCGATTTTGCACAGCTAACACAGCTAGAAGTGTTGCAACACCAGAACCTAAGGAATGTCCAGCAAAAGTCAAAGTATAATTTGGATACTTCATTACCAACTTCTTCAAAGTATCAGATTCCATAAGCAAAACATGTTCTGCAGCTTTCAATAACCCATTGTGAACATAACCACCATCAAATTTCCTCTGCCCCAACTTATTATCCAATAAAACTGCATAGTCACTTTCCTTTGCCAAATTAAGGCCCCTAAAGGCAAGTACTATATCCTCATGATCATGATCCAGATACAATATGTAAGGAGGAGCTTGTCCATCAGTATCTTCATAGGATTTCTTATGTTCCAACCAATCTGGGTTGATTCCATAGCCTTCAGGAGGTTCCCAAAGTGGGTGCCTTAGATCATCTTCGTAAACAGCTAGAATATAACAACACATACGAGGCACAGGCTCAAATTCTTCAGCAGTGGCAATACCCCAATTCTCACTGTCATGTCCTGCTGTGTGGAGACATCTTTTCCAAGCCCAGCGGGCACATGCCAAACAATAAACACACTCAAGAAGAGGGATGCCACATATAATTGACATTAGAGCCTCCTATCTAAGCAATCATCCTAAGATTGACCGAGACACATGAGTTTTAGCAGTATTACGGTAACTAATGTCCAACAAGGAAACCCCAATAGGTAATTATCTATATCTACTTGGACTGTATAGAAAATTCGAGAAGAAACTTTTCCAACCAAATTAGGGAAATAAGTAACACTACCAACAAGAACTAAAATTTAGATGCTTGAGACTTGAGATTTACAACAGGTGCATAAGCTTGCAAAATTAAGAAATCAACTGAGAAATATGAATACTATAAGTCAACGGGACAGACAGTAACCCGAGTAAAAGAACTAAAGGAGAGAAATATATATACGGATCAACGGTATAAGAGGTATTGATTAGGGAAGACTCCTTATCTCAAATGAGTCTCTTTCACTAAGCTTCTACTATGCAATGAAAGATCTTCATTTACTGATGATGACACAATTTTCTACAACCAATCACACAAGAGGAACAAAGagtataaataaaaatgacaGATACCCAGATATCAAAATTGGGTCTTTAATCAATAATGTGGACTTACAGCCTTCGAGAGGGATCAAAATTCACGATTGAGAGAGTGGAGTTGCATAGttggaagaaaagaaaaagaaaaaacaaaagaagggttcttcctcttcttttatTGTTGTAATAACAATAATAGAGGGCGTCGTCTGCTCCACTCCACCTACGAGTCAAGATCCAATTGGGAAACTTCGAAGGAGGTGTTTTGGTAAGCAGCATTGATGAATTTGACATGAAAACGAAAGGGAGGATAAGAATTTATAGAAAGGATATCCCAATCCcatgttaaaataataatattaatgataaggaaaatatataaaaaaaattggaacGGTAGAGAGAGTTGTTGGTTTAGTTGTACTTTGTTTATTTTCTGCACCAGTAGTATCATTCACTCACTTACTCTACCATTCTTCCGTTCTAATACAGAGTAGACAACGTGACTCATCTTCATCTATGTGTTTTTTTCTCAGTAAAGACTATTTTACTTTTTAACTTCTTCCATTATTTCCATGTTGGAATAAGTGATTAAATTAATCGGATGTTTGGGGCATGATTATTATGTTTTTCTATAACTACAATAAAAATGTCAATAATTTTAGTCCTAACatattaatttacaaaaataccctttcacTATTCAATTATTACTTTTAagacaaattttaattataaattaaaaaaaaaaaattgtaacaataataatataataattttgggtttatattttatttcattcccCATTTCTAATTTAGTTTGATGTACTTATACTAATTtattagtatttatatatattgttagaAAGTATTTTTGTAGACACTCTCTCAAATAGAATAGACTAATGTGTAAATACTTAAGAATAATGTACCTTttattttagaacaacaaaaaaaaaattattcttaaagaaaatatatagctAATAATAGTCGAAGCCAACATAAATCTTTAACTTGTATTCATTGtttgataattttaaaaaatattactattaAGCACTAATGATATTTAACACCACTATGAGGTGACATCTTAAAAATTGTTAAcgatattctataataattattatattaaatcaatctaacgaaaaaaattattatataatttatattaaataatgttGAATATGATATTTAATTGTATCAATAACAATACAACATTTTGAGTGGTATCTAACATAGTTAGCCTCTGTATAAATTCCCAACAACCAGACTCTTAATTTACTATTATTAAGCTATTATTTACTTCtagaaaataccaaaaaataaaataaagatcaAGACATAAAATTGATATGttacaattattttaaaaaatatatttgaactaCGAGCTCACGTGCGAAGCATGTTAGACCCCAACTAGTAAGTATATAAACGGTATCAAATGGGCTTTTCTACtattaaaattgtaattttcgtCTTGTTTTATCAATATTGTAAAGTTGTAATTAGatttagtttttaaatttattaaaaaagaatttgaaaataattaatacaagatgttcaaacataataatttattttggttACAAATTCAATATTTAGTTACTTAGCAAATatccttaaaatataatattaaggttaattaggatttttacctcataaactttaacatgtaccaaattatgtcccttgaactttttCTGGCTGTTAAAcattcccctgaactattgagattattagatttaaggacttttgtttaatttcattcaattttactatttatgaTTGTTTATgaactaaaccatgctccccagactttaatatctaccaaatcatgtccctcgaactttgacatatactagatcatgtcccctgaactttcatccatgttagacttttttttactaaaattagacaaaatttcttaaatccaacaatttcaatagttcagggggtatttttaacgaccttaaaagttcaaggaACATGATTTGATACTTGTTAAAATTTAGggggtaaaaatcctaattagcctaatatcaatataataaatattagaaaGTGGGCttgattatttcaagaaaaTAGTATTAGGTCAAATGAGTCAAAATGAAAGAGCCCACTCATTGAATAGAAATCCAACAAAATAAACTGAAATAACCAAgagctatttacaaaaatatgaaaacaaaaaagttttgatatatataacataaaaatttgATTGTACTATGTTATTTGTGTTTTTGGAAGAATGATAAGTGATATTTCAAGAGAATGATCAAGTGAGAATCGCTTGGGCCAAAGCCCTTCCAAATGAGCAAGCCCGGTCTAGATGGAAGATGGGCCCGAGCCCATCTGAAGCCTAGAAGCCTCACCTCCAAGGACGAAAGTTATCCGAATCTAGAAGGGCCCCGCCTTTTGGAAGACGGAATAGATAAAACCCTCTGAGTGAACATTGGGACGCTCGGAGAGGAATTCCAAGAGGTACCTCCACAAGCCCTTTGAAGGGTGACGTGGCTGCCCTCTGACGCTCGATCCCACCAACTCAGACCTTGTCTCCTATGTCAAAACATGGTAGTGAGCACACCACCAAAAGGGATACATCCTCTTTGTACAACGATACATGTCTGACATCTTTGCCTACTATAGCAGTACTTGCGTGCAACACATGTCCAGACCTCGTGGGCCCCATCTACACGGACACCATCTCCTCACGAGCCAGAATCCTGCAGTGGGCCTAGTTTGTACAGTATCTCTAGTGGGTCACGAGTATGCCCGGATCCGGATCCTAGCCTATAAATATCACTTTATACTTTCCTGAAAAAGGGATGAGAGAACTTGGGTATATTTTCTTTAgattttcttcttcacaaagtAAGCAAAAATTCATAGGGAAATTGTTATAGccatatgttgggttttatgccctaaataaaactcatttcaatataatcagatttacttattaatatagatcagaaataacatttaatgttgcatggttcacatgatttatttcatgattatatatacataatgtatgaattcatctgaaacccttttcacatacctgatcctgtttattgtgctgtcaacacattggaaagtaaacatgactatgtgaataaagtttcctagatttatcagacacagggttttactgatatgataatctacaacaagagtttacttgcatttggagaaatgctatgttctttccagagcattggttaaagtaaagctcaggttggatgcatggagtatgcattggaagggaccgatattgaactttgacttagatttattaaacttaccgtaatatctattcatgtcaatatcgccaagttgatcctagatcaaatgatcttaatcctgttatg is part of the Cannabis sativa cultivar Pink pepper isolate KNU-18-1 chromosome 5, ASM2916894v1, whole genome shotgun sequence genome and encodes:
- the LOC115716383 gene encoding uncharacterized protein LOC115716383, giving the protein MSIICGIPLLECVYCLACARWAWKRCLHTAGHDSENWGIATAEEFEPVPRMCCYILAVYEDDLRHPLWEPPEGYGINPDWLEHKKSYEDTDGQAPPYILYLDHDHEDIVLAFRGLNLAKESDYAVLLDNKLGQRKFDGGYVHNGLLKAAEHVLLMESDTLKKLVMKYPNYTLTFAGHSLGSGVATLLAVLAVQNRAELGNIDRRRIRCYAIAPARCMSLNLAVRYADVINSVVLQDDFLPRTATPLEDIFKSLFCLPCILCLRCMRDTCIPEEKMIKDPRRLYAPGRLYHIVERKPFRMGRFPPEVRTAVPVDGRFEHIVLSCNATSDHAIVWIEREARRALELMLKKDPIMEIPTKQRMERQETLAKEKKEEYKAALQRAVTLSVPHAFTPSQYGTFDEEAESSPGSAGESSFGSVRRTRSTETFDEYSAKEDSYR